DNA from Agarilytica rhodophyticola:
GCATGCCGCGATGCGCGCCAGCGACAAAGCTATTGCCGAGATACACCATGCTATCTCTAGGATGGAAGCTGCTGCCAGAGGAGATGACGACCCACTGTTGTCCGATATCGCATTTCATGTAGCCATTCTCGATGCGAGTGGTAATCGATTCTTTCACCAACTTAAAGATCTTACCACTACAGCCTTAAAAATCAGTATTCGCTTTACTAACCAATATAAAGGTGTGCCTCTGGCAGATGTTGAGGATCATAGGAAAGTTGCCAATGCTATTGCGGATCATAAACCGAAAGCTGCGCGCCGCCATATGTCAGCCCTGCTCGACGAGGCCATGGATCTTATGTACCAAGCGAAAGCTGAGAGAGCAGAAGAGAGTAATTAAAGAAACCAGAATGTTACTAAAGGAAACGTTTTAAATTGTTAATTACCTATTTAGCCCTGCTCGACAATAAACTTATTGCTTATTTTGAGGCGTTAACGTCTAGGGCGTGTTTTTTTGTTAATTATCATATATATTATACTTTTTGGTAAAGCCTAAAAAATTTCTATAGACACTGAATAATAAATATTTAATAACAAGTCGACTCAAACTGAAGCTAGAATGGTTGTATGCGATGAAACCTAAGTAAGGTTTTGACTCTGATATCGAAAGATATTTAAAAGAGCCTCGATTAGAATTAACGACATATGATTCGGATTATAGAAAAATAAAACGTACGCTGTAGGGGAATTTGATCAGCAGACGTGTTGTCTGTTTGTGATTCTAATTGAGTGTCTATTGATCAAACAATAATAACCACTTACTCCCTCCCAAAGTACGATTTTGATTTAAGTAACCAGATAGAGCGCATAGATTAGTGGAGATTGCTTGTGTCAGACACCGTTATTCAAGTTATTGTATTTTGTTTTATTACTGCCCTGATAGGTGTTTTAACCTTTATCAAATGCGCCAAGGATAGAAAGAAAACAGCTAGCGATAGCTCAGATACAAGTGCTTCAAATAAAGACTATTTTTTGGCTGGCGGTGGCCTTTCTTGGATATACGTAGCCGGCTCCATCACCTTAACTAATCTCAGTACTGAGCAGCTTGTGGGCATGAACGGCAATCAGATGGCATTGTTAGCCTGGTGGGAGTTAGCAGGTGTTATCGGGCTTATTATTTTGGCCAAGGTTTTTCTCCCCGTTTACTATAAAAATCAATGTACCACCACTACTGAGCTGTTAGAAAAAAGATATAACGACCGACACATACGTGCTGTTATTGCGGGCGTATTTTTATTAGGCAA
Protein-coding regions in this window:
- a CDS encoding FadR/GntR family transcriptional regulator, which produces MAGNNRSLTQTIVDELGQAVVCGTYSDANPFPIEAELCEQYDVSRSILREAVKMLTSKGLLRARPRQGTWVQPESSWNLLDPQVLGWLLNRKFSIDLLIEFTEVRRVMEPQAAEHAAMRASDKAIAEIHHAISRMEAAARGDDDPLLSDIAFHVAILDASGNRFFHQLKDLTTTALKISIRFTNQYKGVPLADVEDHRKVANAIADHKPKAARRHMSALLDEAMDLMYQAKAERAEESN